A window of the Limanda limanda chromosome 8, fLimLim1.1, whole genome shotgun sequence genome harbors these coding sequences:
- the LOC133009582 gene encoding zinc finger BED domain-containing protein 4-like: MVQAELDLLKPLGDSEVTHREGGEGAEKKRIRTTEAVRVPSLSDMFEEILQENNPDARQTTSATAQQLDSYLSEVPIPRSDNPLTYWRTNQGRFPDLAQMARRYLAAPCTSTDSERLFSAASHVLDEKRNRLTCDKAEKLLFIKKNLPLFL; this comes from the exons ATGGTCCAGGCTGAATTGGACTTATTAAAGCCACTTGGAGACAGTGAAGTGACgcacagagaggggggagagggtgcagagaaaaaaagaatccgCACCACGGAGGCAGTACGTGTGCCCTCACTCTCTGACATGTTTGAAGAGATCCTCCAGGAAAACAACCCAGATGCCAGGCAGACAACGAGTGCCACTGCTCAACAGCTGGACTCTTACTTGTCAGAAGTCCCCATCCCCAGGAGTGACAATCCTCTAACATATTGGAGGACCAATCAAGGCCGCTTTCCTGACTTAGCACAGATGGCACGCAG GTACCTGGCTGCTCCATGCACAAGCACTGATAGTGAGAGGCTGTTTAGTGCTGCATCACATGTCCTTgatgagaagaggaacagaCTGACATGTGATAAAGCAGAGAAGCTTCTCTTCATAAAGAAGAACCTGCCACTGTTCCTGTAG